In Oreochromis niloticus isolate F11D_XX linkage group LG12, O_niloticus_UMD_NMBU, whole genome shotgun sequence, the DNA window TGCTTGTACAATGGAAGTAAAGAACTCTTTTACTTTTCTTGCGTTGGTTTGTCTTTTCTTCTGCTCCGGTTTCAGCCAAGAACTCAACTCCAAAGGCAGGAATGTGTGCAAAGTACCCGGGTAAGCATGCAGGGGGGAAAATGGGAGCTATTCAATTTGTTGTTACTGCAAACCAGCTTGTACAATAAGATTTCCGTCTGACATTTTTTGCTTCTTATTCTCCATTTTCAGGGGGGGATGGGAACTTCTTTCAAAAAAGTTCCGCTAGAGTTGGGAAATAAGTAGCTATTCAAAGtatgttttatttcttgttttatgGAAAAATGCGTAACTTCATAAATTTGACGTTTCCATTGGTGGCCTTGTGCGTAAATAGTGGCCCTCCAAAGTCGCCGAATATTTTGTAAAGACATGCGCCGTATTTACTATTTAACAGATATGTATTTTAGGTCAGTAGATCttagaaacactttttttatgCATTATGTCACGTCGACCCACTCCCCCCCTCTCTCCCTTACATATAACGCGCTCCCTGTTCAGTGTAGCCATAGCAAGATAGCAAGAGGAGAAGTCCATTGAAGAAAAGCATAGCTATACAGATGTGTGTGCTACATCTGGAACcgaaatgtttttgttgctcTGAAGAGGGCGCCCTTACAGACCCTTACAGCACTCGTGGCACTATTTCTTAGTGTGGTTGATAATGCACTTTTGAGAACTAGATTTTGGGAGAGTTAATGAAACGCAAAAATGACAGGATTTAGGTTAAAATCCTGTCATCAAAGTAAGTGATCCTAAAGTGATCCTAAAGGCATTTCTCGGTGATCTCCTGAGCCTTTCAGTAACTTGTGTAAAAGAAAAGCATCCAAGCCCATAATTGCTGACTGCAGTATCCATGCTGGAACTGATGTTTTGAATTTTGTAAATTGTGGTAGGCCAGAAACAGCAAATGTAATCCAGGGATCATTTTCCAGTATGTTCTAAACAATGTGTGATAAGTAACCATGTACTTGTAGCTGAATACTTTAGGATAGATGagcttaaaatgacaaaaaaaagtgaATACTTTTTTTATGCTGAAAATGTTATCAgaccaaaaaagagagaaaatagctTATCTGAAAAGCCACACACTGTATTTTCCTGTGCACTCAGAAAGAAAGTAATCAGCAGCTGCTCTTCAAAAGCTAAAGTTGCGCTGTCATTTTTCCTCACTGGGAAAAATGTTGGCATTTGCCAGAAAGGAAATTCTGGCATAGACTATTGTTATACTCTATGAAGTTTTCAGCGTGCTGTGCATGACCTCCATTGCTCTACAAGTTTGATATTTTGCCCCTCTTTGCACTTTTCAACATTCATGACACTGAACTCACCATTcacttgtctttttttcccccactatTCATTTATTGTTCTATTTTTATGGCCCTGAATCATATGAATAGAGGGAAGTAGTTCATTATTTATCACAACTAGTCAGCATTTCCAATATGTCTCCTCATAGTGGAAAATCAACTGTTGAATCTGGCTGGAATGGCAATACATCCTAAAATCATTTGCCGGTCCCCTCAATACTCATTGTTTTCTAGCTTCAAGTGTTCCTAACAGTGTTTTGAGAATGCTAAAAGCTGTTGGCTTTGTGATGTTTGCAACACTGATTCAGAAACCTTCTTTTCAAATCAGTGAAAGAGCAGCAATTGAGGTCGTCTGTGAAAGTAGTTCGTGCATTCTTTCTGTGGTAATGAAAGGGACACAGGTCTTCAGCATGTAAAGACCAAATTAATTCCATTAAACAGTGAATGTAATTTCTCCTTCTGCATTCTGGCATGGATTGGATTAATGTTAAAGGTTAACAAAGGGTCAATTATAAAGGGTCGATTACAGTTCAAAATTTTCCAGTCCAAATTTGGTGTGGCAcacttgaaaaaaacaaaaaaacgaaacacaaaacaaacaaacaaaaacacctaaATTCTAAACAAAACtgtatgaaaaagaaaaaaaaagattctttagAAAAATTTCTTTCATACAAGTCAAGTAATTCAGAGGTTTGACCAATGATCTTGAACACGTGCCGGTTTTGGCAGGATAATAGGATAGTGCTACTCCCTTCCCATCAACTGAACACAAACTGCCATCTTCAAACAATTTAGGGCAAGCTGACGTGTTGCAGGGGCCCCACAGAGGTCACCAGCATGGGAGGAAGAGGACATGCAGCCGTTCTTTCCTGTTAGGCCCAATACTTGTCTACAAAATTTTGTCTCTGAATATTCACACTGTATCACAGGCTGGGGGAGGCTGAAAAGCCTATAGAGCTTCAGGGGCTAGTAGCTTTTGAGTGTATATGTCTTGTAGAAATTGGAATGAGCCATATTGAGGTAATTATACAACAATGTGCTAAGCATATGTGTAATGCATGGTGCCATGCTTGCATTTGCAGAATTTGGCAACAGCTGCATCAGTAAGAAGCGCAAAGCCTAAAAAGCAGGAACTTTGTGTGAATGTTGTCACTtgaaatatatttgttttactttattttaatcAAGTGCTTCATCTTTCCCCTCTCATTCTGTACCTTTTTCTCCCCAGATCATCAACACCAGTGTGCTGCAGTGGATGGGGGCAGCTAGGAACTGAATGTCTGACACGTATGTACCACACTTAGAGCTAACATTTAGCAGCATGTCATATGGCTCATTGTGCACACCAATAGAATAATATGGCCTATACTTTTCACCTCAGCCCTCTGTGAAGGCAACTTCACCTGCAAGGACAATGAGGTGTGTGTCAGGCCAAATGAATGCCGTTGTCGTCATGGATACTTTGGAGCTAGCTGTAACACCAGtaagaatatttttttctcactttatttttcattttgtctcaTTCCTGGTATTTAGCAACTACACTCTGCatgttaaatataaatgttcCAGTATAGTACTTTTGGCAGTCAGTTTTCCAAAATATTGCTTATTGACTTAACAAGAGACAACAAATATCTTAAAAAGTTGGCAAAGACTAGTCCAAAAAACAGGTGTTCAGAATTCATGTACCTTCAATAGTTTGGATGATGACCAAATGACCAAATACATGTATAATAAATGGCATTCTTTATGCATCAGCTAGTTCTTACATTTCTCTCAAATTAGTTATCATAACATGCTTTTACACAAAGTTTCAATGTCATTGTTTGTAGCTCAAAGCACTACTGCGCCTAAGTACAACCTTCCAGTTTTACTAGTATTTGTAGTCTTACACTCTGTAAGAACTTTTCCTGATAACACTGTCTTTTAACAGAGTGCCCTGCAGAGTACTGGGGACCAGACTGCAAGGGAGAATGTCACTGTTACCCCAATGGCCAGTGTGATGATTTGACCGGCGAGTGCACCTGCAACCACAATCGCTGGGGACCTAAATGCGAGAATGTTTGTCTTTGCCAGAAGGGCAAGTGTGACcaagaaacaggaaaatgcaCATGCTATCCTGGCTTCTGGGGTCCTCAGTGCAACAACAACTGCTACTGCAGCATCAATTCAGTCTGTGATGTAATGACAGGACGATGCTTGTGCAACCCTGGCTGGACTGGGAGGAACTGTGCACTCCAGTGTAACTGTAACAATTCACCATGCGACCAGTTCTCGGGACGCTGCCAGTGCAGGGAGAGGCTTTGGGGTCCACGCTGTGAGCGAAACTGCCAGTGCGTCTATGGCAAGTGCAACCAGGCTGATGGTTCATGTACCTGTCTGCCTGGGTACCGTGGGAAGTTCTGCAGGGAGCCATGTCCTGCTGGATTTTATGGTCAAAACTGCAGGATCAGGTGggattatatattttttaaagtaggCAGAAAGCAGTGTACCATTATTTAAACAGGAAATTCTGAGCTTTTCAGATGCCTAATGTTGAGTTTCCATGTCTGGTCCATGTGATATTgcaggtttgtggtttttagagGATTAAATATCTAAAATCTTAAATCTAAACATATCTATCTAATTTAATGGAACAATGCCCAAGCAAGATTCAAGGGGAATTGGTATTCAGGAGGTAATGGTATTCACATTGTCCCACAATCATTATCACAACACAATAAACGTGCAGTACAATTGCTTCAAGTACTGCTACGGTTCAGTGTTTATCGCCTTCAAATGATTAGAGCAGGAATCTAAAGCAAACTAATACAGCTGGTTTCATGAAGATTTTGATCACTGAGCTGTCTCATTACATTTAGATAagaggagacaaaaaaaaactctGTGTTTCGTTGGCTGCCACCAGGTGTGGGCACTGCAAAGGCCAGCAGCCCTGTAAAGTGACAGGAGGAAGCTGTAATACATGTGAGAGAGGATGGAATGGGACTCGGTGTGATCAGCTCTGCGCCAAGGGCTTTTTTGGTGAAAACTGCCAGGAAGTGTGTCCTACATGTAAAGATGGTCACCACTGTGAGCCCATCTATGGCAAGTGTTCGCACTGTAACCCTGGCTGGATTGgggacaggtaaaaaaaaaaaatgcacacacacgtacacacacacacacagacacacacaaacacatacacaaatgtgTAAAGAAAAGAGCATGCTGTTTTGTTATTTAGTATTCCCTTTTAAATACTTAACTACTAGCTATTACAAGACTATTTCTGGCACTGTGGTAATGACCATGACTCATACTTCTAAGCTTTAAAATTACATTATGTGTAATCAAGACATTCTTTCTGTGTGTGATAGGTGTGAGGTGCGCTGCCCCAATGGCACATATGGCGAGAACTGTGAAAACAACTGCAGTCATTGTTTTAATGGCATCTGTCATGTTGTCACCGGAGAGTGCCTCTGTGACCCAGGGTTTTATGGCACATAGTAAGTTAAACGACACCTCAAAGATAAAAACAGCCTTGTTTATTCCCTTGACAGCTGTACAGTATGCAGTGGCAAAGGGTGGAATGTGGTGATATGATGTTTGTAGCACATTTATATATCTGGGGACTTAAAAGGTtgagtttgtgttttgatgcaTGTGTttaaactaataaaataaaatttaggaacgaaaaaagcaaaattctctcaaacacagcagaaacgatccccttctttcttcttttgtaCCATGTAACATACTGGTTCTCAGACTCAACATTAAGCAGatgttttctgtctcttctcTGTTCTCTCAAGCTGCAATATGACCTGTCCAACTGGCCAGTATGGAATCAACTGTAACCAGACATGCTCTTGCCATGACAAGAACTGTGATCGTGTTTCTGGTGCCTGCCATCTCCGTaagaaaatctttatttttacttgtaGTTTTTTAAGAGCAAACTGATGTGTTGCGGTTAGTGAGTATGTCAGAAACTAGTggggcttttttttctcctaactTGAACAGATATTTCTTACTTTATACTGTACACACCAAAAGAATTCAAATGCTCTGAACTGTTTATTTGTAAATTACATGCCAGCAATACTGCCTGCATATTAAATTTCTAATAGTTGGCTGTATATGCTGAGTAGCAACAAATACATCTATTTAGGTCAGTGTGTGTAGTGGGACACCAAAGGGCCTTGATTGTGTTTCCAGACCTAGACCGGTGTCCTTTTTATGGTTGTGTTTGTTGGCTCTGTTCCTGTCCAGCCACAGAAGAgagaaaggaaggaagaaaaaaagaaagggatggaggaaaggaaagaaaaatgagaaactggAATGGATACAGAgaatagagaaaaaaatactgtttggAAAGAGATTATTGGAGGCAGACGTGGAGAATATCACACACAGAGACTGGATGAATTTTGGCTAGTGAACATGATGGGTGGTGGCAGGTTGGTCAGTGATAACCTAACCGTTTGCTACTTTTACCTCAACTCCATTCCAAATTGAGGGTGACAACATGTCAAGGACAGACCACCCAACAACCAGAGACGTATGTGACAGCATAAAACCTAAGGCTCACTGCTTTTTTACTCCTGTGTGTTACTTCTCTTCTGGTGCTTGTCTCTCTTTCCCAATACTAAATGTTGTCCATAACTGTATAATACACCACTGATTGTCTTTGGGGTGTATCAAACTTCAAGTGGGAGGAATGCTAATAAATCTTTGATATATGATGAAGGGTCTATAATAAAGAGGGGGTGAGAGGAGGAAGCTAATTGCAGAAAATCAACAATAAAAGCCCAGTTGGTCTTAAAGGGGGCAGCGCTATAATCTACAGTTATTGTCAAATCTGCCACATTAATAAATACACTAGTTAAACACTATATTATGGTATCTTCAATGCGATTTCATATTAATTCGTAATAGTGTACTACATGCCACGCTTTTTTGTTTTAGCTATGACTGAGAGCTATTTGTTGAAACTGGCATTCAGACTTCACCAACACATTGTGGCACACCCACCATTCCCTGCATTTTGTCTTTCAGAGCCCAACCAGCGGATGGGTGTGATTGCAGCTGGGACCTTGGTCTCCTTTTTACTGATTGTCCTCCTCtcactgctgtgctgctgctgcctctgtcGACACAAAGACAACCACAAGTGAGTGACAGATAGGTGCCTTCACCTCAGCGGTCCACGTTAGGGGCTTGAGTTTCTATTAGGAGGCCTGCCCTGGttataaaaacagagaaaaatattttctttgtacTTTTTCTCGCAGGTTGTTAAATTAATAAATGCACATAAATTGTATTTCAAGAGCTTTTATATATTGACATTACATTGTGAATAGCAATATGAGCAGTCCCTGAGCCCTCAAAAGAGGCAGAGGGCCAGGTTTAAAATGCCTAGTTTGAATGATTCATTTGGATTTCCATGGCGTCATCCCTTTTCAACAGCAAAAAAGCCAAACGGATCTTGTGTGGACGATTCAGCAGAATCAGCACTAAACTTCCCCGTATTCCACTGAGGAGACAGAAACTGCCCAAAGTAGTCGGTGAGCCCGAAAACTATTTCTCATATACCGCCACAGTGCTACCAGAAGCTTCTGTATTCTCTGTAATCTTTGTCTTTGATTCTTGCACAGTCTGTTAAAATGTGTATCTTTATTAGCTTCAGTAAAAGCCAGTGAATGTAATGATATTCTGTGTAAGCAGTATACCGTAGATATCAGATGGTATAAAAGCTGTGAGTTAGTGGCAATCAGTgctttcaaatgtttttaattttaacgTCATGTAGACAACGACGCTAATGTCTGTCAATAAGTGTAAGCATTTTCTTTTAGTGCTACCTTAGGCTGCTGCCTAGAAGATGAATAGGGTTGAAAAGTGTATGGTGGCTGCCAGGCGAGTATGAGGTTTCATTTGAAAAGAATGCACTGGTTTTAGAGCCCATTATTATTCTTGGCACTGCCAAATGCCATGTGTTCATATTATTACGACCCTAAACTTGGGCTTTTTTCTCCCTATTTTCTTTACTCTTTTCCATCATCTTCTtcacaagaatttttttcttgtGCTGAGGAGGAGGCTGTGTTATTAAAAAGAAAGCCAGTGGTTGTTGGGGGCCCATGTGGTGGTGAGTGACGAGCTATCAAAGGCTGCACTGTTTGGGTGGACGCTGTAGCTCTGCTGCTCCATGTGGAGGTCTCGTGGTGTGTGACAGATGTGTTTGTGACCccagtctttgttttttttgggttttttggttttgttttgcttttctacAGACGTCAGAGTAGTCAACGTATTATGGGTATTTTTGCTTAGGATTCAGAGATTCCCATAgttgtttaaattttaaaacacTAAGGTTTATTATCAAATCATTTCCCATTACCTATGCAATAGGTAATGGGATGCACATTCATATGtgcatcatatcagacagcagAAGCAATATTTGCTGCGCTGTTAAATGgaatttccaatattttcaagACACTGACTTATTCTGACATTTGCTGATTCTAAAATGATTAGTTAATCTGTCTATCCAATCATTTCTCTGTATTTTGTAACATTTTGCAGACTAAAAGCATATATGGCTGGTCAGTGACACAGATCTTCCTAACCTTACTTTGAGTTGTGTTTTCTGAAAAAGACAGatgctttaaaatgtgtttttgaagtCAGTGTAATGCATAAGGGGTTAAATCATAATGACCTGGTTTCTTTTCCAAGTCTGAGCAGCATGtgctttctcatttttccaaCTGATTATTTAAGCTATAATCTGTCCACATTATGCCTCATTTGAAAATACAACACATGGACTGTGTTGCCTGTGTCATCCTATGGGACATTAATGCTTATTTGTGAGAAAGTACAAATCATGTGCTGTAAATAACAGCTTTACATGAAGATAAAAGGATTTCTTAAGAATGCAAGTAaagaaaaatctatttttagGCCTTGAAAAACTAAAGTTTCATCAGTTTTAGAcagtaaatgtgaaaaatgttgcAGTCAGACTTGAAGGCAGACCCTCATACCACCCTTCCTCTTCTCCTTCGTTTGTCCTGCATAAATCTTTGCTACCCTGTTTGCATTTGTGCTACTCACAGAAGCATGGTTTGCCAACATTAAAAACTCCAGCTCTGACTGAAGCCACACagtcctgcacacacacacacacacaaacacacacacattccagAGGGGGGCCATAGGGCTGGAAACAGGAAGTGGTCAAATTTACCCCAGCTAGTGTCAGAATAGTGATTTATCCACATCAGGGTCAGTGGCAACAGATGTGGTAAGaccaaatgaaaatgaaacaggGGTAGGGGAGATGGGGGCTGGGGGGTGTTGGCTCTCACCTAAAAATTCCCATGAAACTAAATtccattttcagtttgtttgtagtatttaaaaatgtttatagtCAGCCTATATTTGCCATTTGAGTTCTTGCTGTCCTATCAGTCAGATTTGATGGTCTGATAAAGCAGAACATGGTGGAGAAATATCTAATGTGGTCAATGTTTTGAAATGGTATGTTtataaacaataataaacaatCAATGAAAATGAAGCTAAATAAACATCTGGAAACACGTGGAAGCTGAACCACAATACCCTAAATGAAAATCTTTTACATTATGCCTCTACATgcctgctgtttttttaaatataagactttttgaaaaacaatttgtctttcttttcctgaaATTGAAAAATGCAATATTAATCAGCATGGGAACTAGAATTTTAGAAGTCAGGGGTGAATTAAAGGACAGCATTTACTCCTAGCAAAGTTagacttgaaaaaaaaaaaactatataaaCACACTGTCACCTATTTCCCTCTTGGTGAAACTAATGCTGTTTGCTTGCATTTTAGCATTCCTTTCTAAGCATATTTACTCCACACCCTGCACATTCGTGTCTGTCTGGCATTCCTTGCCTCCTCTGTGTCCAAATGCTTCCTCATGGACGGATGCTAAGACCAGCACCaactgctttttttcttctttatttatcCGGGCAAAGTTTGGCTGGTATTGCAAATGTGTTTGCTGCAATACTCACAGTGTAGTTGGGAGTTATCTAATCAAATAGTCAGAATATTTTCTCAAAATCACACTTTGGGTTTTACTAGAATGACCCAGTTACTGTTATACTGCtgtatatattcatttttttaaaaacagaagtgTCCAAATGGCTGTAGGCTATACGCTGGCTCTGTATATTAGAATTTACATGCAACGTTGTAACATGGGTCCATGCTGTTTTAGgatgaaatatatttttatgtactATTATTACTGGTGTATTATTATTCACTGCACAGATTTTTAGAGATGGACCAGGTGTTTGATCTATCAGCTTTCTTGTTGTATCCTCTAGACTTCCACCACCCTACTGAGCAACTGTGGTGGTGGAGTTCTGTTGTGGAGATGGGTCAATAATACCCTGTTGTGTGTTGGCCTTCATGCAGAGAGGGATCACAGTGGCGTCTAGTCAGCATGGCAATCTTCCTTGCTAGACTCACAGTCTGGACCAAGTAATTTTTAAGGACAGCAGTTGTTCATCGCTGCATACATCACTTGCAAAATGCCCATGTGTTAGATCGCTGACTAACATGATTGAAATCTTTGCCGTTCTACATTCCTCTGTCCTTCAGTCTATGCCTGTCTGCCTGTTGCTACACTATGAGGACCCTGCACAAGTGGTGGAAAAGACATATACAAtatctttttttcctgtatAATTCAAATATTTACTTAAGCGTAAATAGTTTTCGATCTTACATTGAAGGTAGATGTTCCATTCTGGCTTCAGATTTACTTCTATAGataaattaatataaaatatagagaTAGCAGATTGGTATGGGgatattttaaaatgataatgGAAATGTAAGTCCTCTCTGTTTCAAAATACTTATGTTTACTATCTTATGACCTCTTTATATATACACGTAGTTGAGACAGACATGTTGCAACTGTTTTGACATTCAACCCTCAGTGCATAAAACACAATAGATCCCCAAAATCAAATATTTCGTTCAGGGAGTTAGACTGCTTGTTTTGATGAAAGAAGGAAACCTTTTTAAGGAACCATTTTAGATCAGTGTAAAAATAACCAAGTGAGTCATATTTCTAAGGTAAAACCTAGACTTTCAAATCAGATTGAAAGGGGCAACCTAAAATTAAATTAGAAACTAGAAATTTAGATAAAAACCCAGCAAACTAAAGGGGAAAACATGACTCAATCATGTtgtttttggagaaaaagttgAAAGCACAAAATGCTCAACACAAAGTCACATGGTTTGAGCCACATGGATTCACATGGGAAGCAAGAGAATAAACTTCAGACTGGTTTATGGTGACAGATAAACCAGACTTGTTTGCTATAATGGGAGAATATAAAAACAGCCTCTAAGCAGATAGTCTGCtggattttcttcttttgtaacattttaaaagtgCATCCATATCAAACGCTAATACAAATGCAGCAAGAATATAGAGAGATACATTCCTGCAAGTCAGTCTGCAAAAATCTAGCTGTAGATCTCTTAAACTAGCAAATCGTTTTAGGTATAatcaaaaaaaaacatctaaagaAGCCATGATTTGTTCTTGGCCAGTGTCCTGGTAGTTAGGGGATTCCTTCCATAGATGGTTTATCTAAGGTCTAAACAAACGCATGGACCCGTGTGTCATCGGGAATATAAACAGGAGCATCTGATGTGGCCGGTCATGCAAGTTAACACCCAGTACGGTTTAGTCCGGTTCACACCAGATGGGAAGATTAAGCCTAAGTACCCTTCAGAAAGCGCAGCTGTCCTGAGACTGAAGGGTTAGCAGAATGCTGTAGTGTCTGAGGACGGAAGAATGAGAGAGCAAAAGGGAGAttgtgagagggaaacatgactTGACCTACTTATCATTAGGGAGAAGACTCAGTGGAAGATGACAATGAAGAACCCATTTGCGGTTCATTTTGCTGAACCCACAAAATACTAGAAAAGATCAGCAGAGACAGTAAGCAACCACATAACATTGCAACGTTTTATCTTACCATTCAGCTCTTTATTAGTATATCGTATATTATAAAGAGTGTTGTTTGTTGGTTAAGATTTTCTAAGCAAATTGTAAAGAAAACCTGAATGTCGTCAGCTGTGGGAATTCAGCTCTAGCTAATAAATTATGAATGGCTAAACCGCTGTATGAAAATATCAGCATTTGCTTTTAGAAACTCATAGTGTCAGAGCCTTTGTTAGCTCACATGTGAAACCTAGTTTTCTACAGAGTTAGTTAAACCGATGCTTTCTACAACTTTGCTGTGAGACTGAGGAAGAGCAGACTGTTTGTCCTGTAACACGGTAAAAAAAACCTCTGACTGACCTTTTGacttttgcatttgttttttgttctcagTAGCCCACCATGACCCAGAGAACACCTTCAACTGCAGCTTCATTGAGCCTCCCTCTGTGGCTGAACAGCACTCCCCCTCCTCCTGGTCATCCCAGGGGTCCTTCTCTTCTTTTGAGAGCGGAGATGAGGGGCCAGTTTACTGTGTTCCGCATGAAGGTGAGtaatcatgtaaaaaaaaaacaagagataATCATATTCCCCAATGTGACTATCCAGTGACTCACTCACTTCTCTAATAGCTACATAATAGTTGGCATTTATGCCATTTAAATTTAGATTCTCCTTTGAGAACAAGAAGAGCATAAACAGGAAATGGAATGGTCAAGTCAGCATATTGCACACATCCAAACAGTGACTAAATCCTTAAAGTTTGGTGGAAAACACCCATTCCGTCAGTTTCCAATCTTGAACTATGAAATTGCAAATGATGCTTTAGCCACTTTTAGTCTGTTTCTCTTTGATGTGGGTCTCTTTACAAAAATGGATTTTGAGTAAGATCATCACGTCGCCGAATTGACCCAGTTATTGACCCAGTTATTTTCAGTATAATTGAACAACAGCAAACATGCAGTAAGTGTAGTGATCATATCAAGTAATGTAATGCAAAAAATCAGGatagaaataaacaaacaccaTTTTTGAGTAACATCTCTTGATCTGCCAATGATCCACAGAATCCATGAATGACAAGCGGAGCCCCAGCCCAGCAGCAGAGAAGCCAGAAGCTGTCCCTGATGAAGATGATGCTGGTGAATACACCTCCCTGAAAGACACAAGTGTAACCAAAACAGAAGGCAGTGAGCCACAGTATGCCTTGGTCGCCCGCCTCTCCAAGCAGTCGAAGGAGGATGAGAACAATGGCAAGGATAGAGATGGCACTCCTATATTAGAGGCCAAACGCAATGGAAAGCCACCGCCTTCTCCTGGCAAGCCCAAACCACGGCCACCAGACCCATCCACTAAACCCAAGGTGTCATGGATACACGGGAATACCACAGGGTCTCCCCAGCCTGAGCAGCAGGGGGGAATTAAGGCACTTGCAGTGtcaaaggagaaaaagagaagTTCAAGTGATGGCTCATCTAAGAGTGAAGAGTGGCAAAGAATAAAGGAAAAGCATCATGACCGACAGAAGATACAGGAGGGGCAGGAGGCAAATGCCAGTGGCTCCcctaaaaaacacaaacctctGCGAGGTAAAAAGTCTGGGGATGAGCACAGCAGTCCCAGTCACATGGAGCACATCAATGGTGTTGTTCAGAATGCCCTCAAGAAGATAAGTAATTTTCACAGCTCCTCACCTGAAAAGAAAAGTGTTGACAGTTCAAAGCAGACCCCTAAGGAGCCACCCAAGAGCCCAAAGGTCATCCATCCTCATATGAACTCAGAGGCTGCTACGCTGCTTGCCGCTCAGCTCAAGGAAAAAACCCAAAGCATCAACAGGAATGAGGGAACAGGGCTGACAAAGACCAATGGTCTGTCCACACCAAGGGCAAACCGGGAGAAGCCCACACCTCCACAGAAAGCCAAGAGAACCGGCTCCACTGGATTGAGCCAGATTGAGCAAGGCTCCACCAAACCCCAGCTGCCCACCTCAAGTAGCCTACAGAAAATGGTGGCACCTGTAAAAACCAACCTTGGGACCCCTGAAGCCAAGAGCCCGGAAAAGCAGGACTT includes these proteins:
- the scarf2 gene encoding scavenger receptor class F member 2, which translates into the protein MEVKNSFTFLALVCLFFCSGFSQELNSKGRNVCKVPGSSTPVCCSGWGQLGTECLTPLCEGNFTCKDNEVCVRPNECRCRHGYFGASCNTKCPAEYWGPDCKGECHCYPNGQCDDLTGECTCNHNRWGPKCENVCLCQKGKCDQETGKCTCYPGFWGPQCNNNCYCSINSVCDVMTGRCLCNPGWTGRNCALQCNCNNSPCDQFSGRCQCRERLWGPRCERNCQCVYGKCNQADGSCTCLPGYRGKFCREPCPAGFYGQNCRIRCGHCKGQQPCKVTGGSCNTCERGWNGTRCDQLCAKGFFGENCQEVCPTCKDGHHCEPIYGKCSHCNPGWIGDRCEVRCPNGTYGENCENNCSHCFNGICHVVTGECLCDPGFYGTYCNMTCPTGQYGINCNQTCSCHDKNCDRVSGACHLQPNQRMGVIAAGTLVSFLLIVLLSLLCCCCLCRHKDNHNKKAKRILCGRFSRISTKLPRIPLRRQKLPKVVVAHHDPENTFNCSFIEPPSVAEQHSPSSWSSQGSFSSFESGDEGPVYCVPHEESMNDKRSPSPAAEKPEAVPDEDDAGEYTSLKDTSVTKTEGSEPQYALVARLSKQSKEDENNGKDRDGTPILEAKRNGKPPPSPGKPKPRPPDPSTKPKVSWIHGNTTGSPQPEQQGGIKALAVSKEKKRSSSDGSSKSEEWQRIKEKHHDRQKIQEGQEANASGSPKKHKPLRGKKSGDEHSSPSHMEHINGVVQNALKKISNFHSSSPEKKSVDSSKQTPKEPPKSPKVIHPHMNSEAATLLAAQLKEKTQSINRNEGTGLTKTNGLSTPRANREKPTPPQKAKRTGSTGLSQIEQGSTKPQLPTSSSLQKMVAPVKTNLGTPEAKSPEKQDLNGSRTGDPLDPTPKKTPIKKPPRKKGKEGTLDTSESKTPQQKTAIMPPQVVK